A genome region from Risungbinella massiliensis includes the following:
- a CDS encoding phage tail tape measure protein, with translation MANTVELIINGIDRASSVFKKVAASAEKAMNEVKGTIQNVNKQLDKLNNSKVIVTVKANTGKAITQLRAVREQMDDLARRGREVGEGMVDFAENVTQGLTVPLALVGGLAFKAAADSGHMMAILSARLGGVRSEIEKVAPIAQRVFRDGLGKDVEEVASVVGVARQKFKQLSDIQLDSLVTNVLAISKALGVDAMDSLEQVIEIMNKYKLSSTQALDLVAAGYKATDLEGKKLSKTLTEVKGRADAVRNAIMSSPYTQLISQWRQLQEALVPIGSKLLELANQYLPMVIEKVQQFGQWFASLSGSTQTLLIALTALVAILPLVAMFIGSIMLVVNGLIPVFTFLGTTAGLITLGILALVAACLYFWETSTAFREAITSVALAFWDLLVAIGQFLVKVYEVVTNGFTILKNNTIAIWDNIKVAISGVLNILLGLFRTFSSLLRGDWQGVWNGIKTITKGAIQLVKGVIMAGLNAALVIVVGILMAMDNVIKSVWNGIKSATLSAWNAIKSLISNAISSALSAVKGYASSFLSAGKGLLNALVSGIKSGISNAIAAVKNGMAQIRSYLPFSPAKEGPLSDLDKSGESFFPTFASRMDKGLRPALRTVSSGMGETRELLNTPKIPTTMGSGSVVQNFYIQATIREEADIVKLAENLKRLQNIEQRAGGMQFGY, from the coding sequence TTGGCTAATACCGTTGAATTGATTATTAATGGTATTGATCGTGCCAGTTCGGTATTCAAAAAAGTGGCGGCATCAGCTGAAAAAGCCATGAATGAAGTAAAAGGTACGATTCAGAATGTAAATAAACAACTCGATAAACTAAACAATTCCAAAGTTATTGTTACAGTAAAAGCAAATACTGGCAAAGCCATTACTCAATTACGCGCTGTCCGAGAACAAATGGATGATTTAGCTAGACGTGGACGGGAAGTAGGCGAAGGGATGGTAGATTTCGCCGAGAATGTCACCCAAGGGCTAACGGTTCCCCTTGCTCTGGTTGGTGGTTTGGCGTTTAAAGCGGCAGCTGATAGTGGTCATATGATGGCGATTTTATCTGCTCGATTAGGTGGGGTTAGATCCGAAATTGAAAAGGTAGCTCCTATTGCGCAGCGTGTATTTCGTGATGGATTAGGTAAAGACGTGGAAGAGGTCGCCAGTGTAGTAGGAGTAGCACGACAGAAATTCAAACAACTAAGTGATATACAACTTGACTCACTAGTTACAAATGTTCTTGCCATATCCAAGGCTCTTGGTGTAGATGCTATGGATTCTTTAGAGCAAGTAATCGAGATCATGAACAAATATAAACTGTCTTCTACCCAAGCATTGGATTTAGTGGCAGCTGGATATAAAGCCACTGATCTTGAAGGAAAGAAGTTATCTAAGACCTTAACGGAAGTAAAAGGGCGGGCTGATGCTGTCCGAAATGCAATTATGAGTTCCCCCTACACACAATTAATATCTCAATGGCGGCAGTTACAAGAAGCGTTGGTGCCCATTGGATCCAAACTGTTGGAATTAGCTAATCAATACCTTCCTATGGTAATTGAGAAAGTACAACAGTTTGGGCAATGGTTCGCTAGTCTCAGTGGTTCTACCCAAACACTACTGATCGCCCTAACTGCTCTAGTTGCTATCTTGCCATTGGTAGCCATGTTTATAGGATCAATAATGCTGGTAGTGAATGGGCTTATTCCTGTTTTTACTTTTCTAGGAACTACAGCAGGACTAATCACATTAGGGATCTTGGCATTAGTAGCAGCATGTCTTTATTTTTGGGAAACATCCACAGCATTCCGTGAAGCGATTACCAGTGTAGCACTCGCATTTTGGGATCTACTTGTGGCTATTGGACAATTCTTGGTGAAGGTCTATGAAGTGGTAACCAACGGTTTCACTATCCTAAAAAATAACACCATTGCCATTTGGGACAACATTAAAGTTGCTATCTCTGGGGTACTTAATATCCTGTTAGGTTTGTTTAGAACCTTTTCCTCTTTATTGCGTGGTGACTGGCAAGGGGTTTGGAATGGCATTAAAACCATAACAAAAGGTGCTATTCAACTAGTTAAAGGGGTTATTATGGCCGGTCTAAACGCTGCATTAGTTATTGTAGTTGGGATTCTGATGGCAATGGATAACGTGATCAAATCGGTTTGGAATGGGATAAAATCAGCTACGTTGAGTGCCTGGAACGCTATTAAATCTCTAATTTCCAATGCTATATCTAGTGCATTAAGTGCAGTCAAAGGATATGCTAGTAGCTTTTTATCTGCTGGGAAAGGATTATTAAATGCGCTTGTTTCTGGTATCAAGTCGGGGATTTCCAACGCGATAGCTGCTGTAAAAAATGGGATGGCACAGATCAGATCCTATTTGCCATTCTCACCGGCTAAGGAAGGACCTTTATCTGATCTAGACAAATCTGGTGAATCATTCTTCCCAACGTTTGCCTCTCGTATGGATAAAGGACTACGGCCAGCATTACGAACCGTCAGTTCTGGAATGGGAGAAACGAGAGAATTACTAAATACGCCAAAGATCCCAACGACAATGGGAAGTGGTTCCGTCGTCCAAAATTTCTATATTCAAGCTACTATCCGAGAAGAGGCAGACATTGTCAAGCTAGCAGAAAACCTAAAACGACTACAGAATATCGAACAAAGGGCAGGAGGGATGCAATTTGGCTATTAA
- a CDS encoding distal tail protein Dit gives MAIKFNEIDVPAFVLVNDLKVSILPTIRPDLLKIKGRSGSYDFGFNIEERMIEIDVTIEAATRLELRQHIRELAQWLYYDDAKPLVILDEPDKYYLAKVSGDTDLSEMITIGQGSISFVCSDPFLYGEEKVVPFSPVDTEPVTVSNTGGMEAFPKFEFTFDAAVPNFSIIADDQRMDFGTPAKVGETDPVPARNLLFREDGSSTANFTSGLGVDNGTIAGQLVSNGSVIYQENHDFGDPVANPGWHGGALVRSFGKLVSDFTIESQLTLNSFNPDQVGRIEIYLLDANNTRVGCVALCDFNLGLESPHIQVRAGEYFSGTYFVNTDFAPGRWRDFDGKITFQRKDQWWYFSIVRGTNGVYYDRWSTQWYDKDYLYMDDIAAIQIHVGTFGALNPPSYLHFDWIEAWEENYVDPSSEVPEIFIPGDTLTIDSATGTIEKNGEPFFSELALSSSFIRLKKGVNNIQITPAAISNGSITYRERWL, from the coding sequence TTGGCTATTAAATTCAACGAAATTGATGTACCTGCTTTTGTTCTGGTCAATGATTTGAAAGTATCCATCTTGCCCACGATCAGACCAGATTTACTCAAAATTAAAGGGCGTTCTGGATCATACGATTTTGGCTTTAACATTGAGGAACGCATGATTGAAATAGATGTCACTATAGAGGCGGCTACTCGCTTAGAGCTACGCCAACATATCCGAGAACTAGCCCAATGGCTCTACTACGATGATGCGAAACCACTAGTAATCTTAGACGAACCTGATAAATACTATCTAGCCAAAGTAAGTGGAGATACTGATCTATCCGAGATGATCACAATCGGACAGGGAAGTATCTCTTTTGTATGTTCGGATCCTTTTTTGTATGGCGAAGAAAAGGTGGTTCCATTCTCTCCAGTTGATACAGAACCCGTAACAGTATCCAATACAGGAGGGATGGAGGCATTTCCTAAGTTCGAATTCACTTTCGATGCTGCCGTACCTAACTTTTCTATAATCGCAGATGATCAGCGAATGGATTTTGGTACACCTGCAAAGGTAGGAGAAACCGATCCAGTACCCGCTCGAAATCTTCTCTTTCGGGAAGATGGATCTAGCACCGCAAACTTTACAAGCGGTCTTGGGGTAGATAATGGGACGATCGCTGGACAACTGGTTTCAAATGGATCCGTTATCTACCAAGAAAATCATGACTTTGGCGATCCAGTTGCAAATCCTGGTTGGCACGGTGGGGCGCTTGTTCGTTCCTTTGGAAAACTCGTCAGTGATTTTACGATTGAGTCTCAATTAACATTGAACTCATTCAATCCTGATCAAGTGGGCAGGATTGAAATCTATCTCTTAGATGCAAATAACACCCGTGTAGGCTGTGTAGCTTTATGCGATTTCAATTTGGGTCTAGAGTCTCCCCATATCCAAGTACGAGCTGGAGAATATTTTTCTGGAACATACTTTGTAAATACTGACTTTGCACCTGGTCGTTGGCGTGATTTCGATGGAAAGATTACCTTTCAACGTAAAGATCAGTGGTGGTATTTTAGCATTGTACGCGGGACAAATGGTGTCTATTATGATCGCTGGTCCACCCAGTGGTATGACAAAGACTATTTATATATGGATGATATAGCAGCCATCCAAATCCATGTGGGAACGTTTGGAGCCTTAAATCCTCCTAGTTACTTGCATTTTGATTGGATTGAAGCCTGGGAAGAAAATTACGTAGATCCTAGTTCAGAAGTTCCCGAGATCTTCATTCCTGGAGACACCCTAACAATCGATTCAGCCACAGGCACCATCGAGAAGAACGGGGAGCCTTTCTTTTCGGAATTGGCACTTTCTAGTTCCTTCATTCGATTGAAAAAAGGAGTAAACAATATACAAATAACACCCGCTGCCATAAGTAACGGCTCCATTACTTACAGAGAAAGGTGGTTGTGA